Proteins from one Bacteriovorax sp. BAL6_X genomic window:
- a CDS encoding response regulator transcription factor — translation MSNFGKILVVEDDNNLGDTLSEYLGDIGHECRLAKNVKDARYYFEEFKPNIILMDIGLPDGNGIDLAKDFRKIRKDFILLFLSALNDPQTKVEGFEAGGEDYITKPFALKELTIRLDRLLSFKTNIDSLDEEILIGDLKIWPKRFEVQDGDGKILNLTQKECAILEILLKKKNEAVERDFIIDEVWGEDKFPSQRTVDNYIVKLRKWAESDSKNSLEIQSVRGIGYKLIIKE, via the coding sequence TTGAAGATGATAACAATCTTGGAGATACGCTAAGTGAATACTTAGGAGATATTGGCCATGAGTGCCGATTAGCAAAGAATGTTAAAGATGCTCGTTACTATTTTGAAGAATTTAAGCCTAATATCATTTTAATGGATATTGGGCTTCCTGATGGTAATGGAATCGATTTAGCAAAAGACTTTCGAAAAATTAGAAAAGACTTTATTCTGCTTTTCTTATCTGCCCTAAATGACCCACAAACAAAAGTTGAAGGCTTTGAAGCAGGCGGTGAAGACTATATTACAAAGCCCTTTGCACTTAAGGAGCTAACAATAAGACTTGATCGACTCTTAAGCTTTAAGACAAATATTGACTCACTAGATGAAGAAATTTTAATTGGTGACCTCAAGATATGGCCAAAGCGTTTTGAGGTTCAAGATGGTGACGGTAAGATTCTAAATTTGACGCAAAAAGAGTGTGCCATTTTAGAAATCTTATTAAAGAAAAAGAATGAAGCAGTAGAAAGAGATTTTATTATTGATGAAGTATGGGGTGAGGATAAATTCCCATCACAACGTACTGTAGATAACTATATTGTTAAACTTAGAAAATGGGCCGAGAGCGACTCTAAGAATTCACTAGAGATTCAAAGTGTTCGTGGGATTGGCTACAAGCTTATTATAAAGGAATAA